From the genome of Streptomyces sp. NBC_01341, one region includes:
- the nuoN gene encoding NADH-quinone oxidoreductase subunit NuoN, which produces MSATAVHSLWTTAGGVTSAAPGDAFTAPDIEYAQLAPVLIVVGVAVLGVLVEAFVPRRARYTTQVALTVVALAAAFAAVIGLAADGYASKNAHIAAMGAVAVDGPALFLQGTILLVSMVSVFTFAERRLDPASHGNRVDSFAAQAGSVPGSEGEKAAVKAGFTTTEVFPLAMFSVAGMLVFPAANDLLTLFVALEVFSLPLYLLCAVARRKRLMSQEAAVKYFLLGAFSSAFFLFGIALLYGYAGTVSYAGIANVVDGTVQDIDPALADTMGNDALLLIGAAMILMGLLFKVGAVPFHMWTPDVYQGAPTPVTGFMAAATKVAAFGALLRLLYVVLPGLTWDLRPVMWGVAIVTMLGGAIVAITQTDIKRLLAYSSIAHAGFILAGVIASSPEGISSVLFYLGVYSFVTVGAFAVVTLVRDAGGEATHLSKWAGLGRRSPLTAAVFAVFLLSFAGIPLTSGFSGKFAVFKAAADGGASGLVVVGVISSAIAAFFYIRVIVLMFFSEPKADGPTVAVPSPLTMTTIAVGVAVTLVLGLAPQYFLDLASQAGVFVR; this is translated from the coding sequence GTGAGCGCAACAGCTGTCCACAGTCTGTGGACGACGGCGGGCGGGGTGACATCCGCTGCTCCGGGCGACGCCTTCACCGCGCCGGACATCGAGTACGCCCAACTCGCGCCCGTCCTCATCGTGGTCGGCGTCGCCGTCCTCGGTGTCCTCGTGGAGGCGTTCGTCCCGCGCCGAGCCCGCTACACCACGCAGGTCGCCCTGACCGTGGTGGCCCTCGCCGCCGCGTTCGCCGCGGTGATCGGGCTCGCCGCGGACGGGTACGCCTCGAAGAACGCGCACATCGCCGCGATGGGCGCGGTCGCCGTCGACGGCCCGGCCCTGTTCCTCCAGGGCACCATCCTGCTCGTCTCGATGGTCTCCGTCTTCACGTTCGCCGAGCGGCGCCTCGATCCGGCCTCGCACGGCAACCGCGTGGACTCCTTCGCCGCACAGGCCGGTTCGGTCCCCGGCAGCGAAGGGGAGAAGGCGGCGGTCAAGGCCGGTTTCACCACCACCGAGGTCTTCCCGCTGGCCATGTTCTCCGTAGCCGGGATGCTGGTCTTCCCCGCGGCCAACGACCTGCTGACGCTGTTCGTCGCGCTGGAGGTCTTCTCCCTCCCGCTCTACCTCCTGTGTGCCGTCGCCCGCCGCAAGCGGCTGATGTCGCAGGAAGCGGCCGTGAAGTACTTCCTGCTCGGCGCCTTCTCGTCGGCGTTCTTCCTCTTCGGGATCGCCCTGCTCTACGGCTACGCGGGCACCGTCTCGTACGCCGGTATCGCGAACGTCGTGGACGGCACGGTCCAGGACATCGACCCGGCGCTCGCCGACACCATGGGCAACGACGCACTGCTCCTGATCGGCGCGGCCATGATCCTCATGGGCCTGCTCTTCAAGGTCGGCGCCGTGCCGTTCCACATGTGGACCCCGGACGTCTACCAGGGTGCCCCGACCCCGGTCACCGGCTTCATGGCGGCGGCCACGAAGGTCGCCGCATTCGGTGCTCTGCTGCGCCTGCTGTACGTGGTGCTGCCCGGCCTCACCTGGGACCTGCGTCCCGTCATGTGGGGTGTCGCGATCGTCACGATGCTGGGCGGTGCGATCGTCGCTATCACCCAGACCGACATCAAGCGGCTCCTGGCCTACTCCTCTATCGCCCACGCGGGCTTCATCCTGGCCGGTGTCATCGCGTCCAGCCCCGAGGGCATCTCGTCCGTCCTCTTCTACCTGGGCGTGTACTCCTTCGTGACCGTCGGCGCCTTCGCCGTCGTCACGCTGGTGCGCGACGCGGGGGGCGAGGCGACGCACCTGTCGAAGTGGGCCGGGCTCGGCCGGCGCTCGCCGCTGACGGCGGCGGTCTTCGCGGTCTTCCTGCTGTCCTTCGCCGGCATCCCGCTCACCTCGGGCTTCTCGGGGAAGTTCGCCGTCTTCAAGGCGGCGGCGGACGGCGGCGCGAGCGGACTCGTCGTGGTCGGTGTGATCTCGTCGGCCATCGCCGCGTTCTTCTACATCCGGGTCATCGTCCTGATGTTCTTCAGCGAGCCGAAGGCGGACGGCCCCACGGTCGCCGTCCCCTCCCCGCTGACGATGACGACGATCGCGGTCGGCGTCGCGGTCACCCTGGTGCTGGGCCTCGCCCCCCAGTACTTCCTGGACCTGGCGAGCCAGGCGGGAGTGTTCGTGCGGTAA
- the nuoH gene encoding NADH-quinone oxidoreductase subunit NuoH, whose protein sequence is MTGLAQLAAAPRGAVLAAEDLSMFGTDPWWLVVVKAVFCFAFLMVTVLFSIVWERKVVAWMQLRIGPNRHGPWGMLQSLADGIKLMLKEDVVVKRADKVVYVLAPVIAAAPAFMAIAVIPFGPSGNEVSIFGHRTTMQLTDLPIAMLYILAVASVGIYGIVLAGWSSGSTYPLLGGLRSCAQMISYEIAMGAAFASVFLYSGSMSTSEIVAAQQDRWFVLLLPVSFIIYIITMVGETNRAPFDMPESEGDLVGGFNTEYSSIKFAMFMLAEYVNMVTVSAVSVTLFLGGWRAPYPVSTFWEGANHGWWPMLWFVVKVQLLLFFFIWLRGTLPRVRYDQLMKLGWKVLIPVSVVWLMLVATVRALNNEGYEFSSILLYVAGAVIAVLLVSFVADIFRDRRAKAAEEEAGPEPAFDPMAGGFPVPPLPGQTLPPVPRRSARRERELVVSGGPDTRSDDHVGAGSASDGREADGV, encoded by the coding sequence GTGACCGGCCTCGCCCAACTCGCCGCGGCGCCCCGGGGTGCCGTCCTCGCAGCCGAGGACCTCTCCATGTTCGGCACGGACCCCTGGTGGCTCGTCGTCGTCAAGGCGGTCTTCTGCTTCGCGTTCCTGATGGTGACCGTGCTCTTCTCCATCGTGTGGGAGCGCAAGGTCGTCGCCTGGATGCAGCTGCGCATCGGCCCCAACCGGCACGGACCCTGGGGCATGCTCCAGTCGCTCGCCGACGGCATCAAGCTGATGCTGAAGGAGGACGTGGTCGTCAAGCGTGCCGACAAGGTCGTCTACGTCCTGGCCCCGGTCATCGCCGCGGCGCCGGCGTTCATGGCGATCGCCGTGATCCCCTTCGGGCCGTCCGGCAACGAGGTCTCGATCTTCGGCCACCGCACGACGATGCAGCTGACCGACCTGCCGATCGCGATGCTGTACATCCTCGCGGTCGCCTCCGTCGGCATCTACGGCATCGTGCTGGCCGGCTGGTCCTCCGGATCGACGTACCCGCTGCTCGGCGGTCTGCGCTCGTGCGCCCAGATGATCAGCTACGAGATCGCGATGGGCGCCGCGTTCGCCTCGGTGTTCCTCTACTCGGGCTCCATGTCGACGTCCGAGATCGTGGCGGCGCAGCAGGACCGCTGGTTCGTCCTGCTCCTTCCGGTCTCGTTCATCATCTACATCATCACGATGGTCGGGGAGACCAACCGCGCTCCGTTCGACATGCCTGAGTCCGAGGGCGACCTGGTCGGCGGCTTCAACACCGAGTACTCGTCGATCAAGTTCGCGATGTTCATGCTCGCCGAGTACGTCAACATGGTCACCGTCTCCGCGGTGTCCGTGACCCTCTTCCTGGGCGGCTGGCGGGCTCCGTACCCGGTCAGCACCTTCTGGGAGGGCGCGAACCACGGCTGGTGGCCGATGCTCTGGTTCGTCGTCAAGGTGCAGCTGCTCCTCTTCTTCTTCATCTGGCTGCGCGGCACGCTGCCCCGGGTCCGCTACGACCAGCTGATGAAGCTCGGCTGGAAGGTCCTGATCCCGGTCTCGGTGGTCTGGCTGATGCTGGTGGCCACCGTCAGGGCGCTGAACAACGAGGGTTACGAGTTCTCGAGCATCCTGCTGTACGTCGCGGGGGCCGTCATCGCCGTGCTGCTGGTCTCGTTCGTGGCGGACATCTTCCGTGACCGCAGGGCCAAGGCGGCCGAGGAGGAGGCCGGACCCGAGCCGGCCTTCGACCCGATGGCGGGCGGATTCCCCGTACCGCCGCTGCCCGGCCAGACCCTGCCGCCGGTGCCGCGCCGCAGTGCGCGGCGGGAGCGGGAGCTCGTTGTCAGTGGTGGACCGGATACTCGGAGTGACGATCACGTGGGTGCCGGAAGTGCGAGTGACGGAAGGGAGGCCGACGGTGTCTGA
- the nuoI gene encoding NADH-quinone oxidoreductase subunit NuoI, with the protein MSDSADPSGEKFQNPVAGFGVTFKAMFKKRLTEQYPETPKVTAPRFHGRHQLNRHPDGLEKCIGCELCAWACPADAIYVEGADNTDEERYSPGERYGRVYQINYARCILCGLCIEACPTRALTMTNDFELANTTRESLIYTKDELLAGLDEGMVDSPHAIFPGMDEQDYYRGLVTEAAPGTERQAAVSKGEKEVDV; encoded by the coding sequence GTGTCTGACTCCGCAGACCCCTCAGGGGAGAAGTTCCAGAATCCTGTGGCCGGCTTCGGCGTGACCTTCAAGGCCATGTTCAAGAAGCGGCTGACCGAGCAGTACCCGGAGACGCCGAAGGTGACGGCGCCGCGCTTCCACGGGCGGCACCAGCTCAACCGTCACCCGGACGGGCTGGAGAAGTGCATCGGCTGCGAGTTGTGCGCCTGGGCGTGCCCCGCGGACGCGATCTACGTCGAAGGCGCGGACAACACCGACGAGGAGCGCTACTCCCCGGGGGAGCGCTACGGCCGCGTCTACCAGATCAACTACGCGCGCTGCATCCTGTGCGGACTCTGCATCGAGGCGTGCCCCACCCGGGCACTGACCATGACCAACGACTTCGAGCTCGCCAACACCACCCGCGAGAGCCTCATCTACACCAAGGACGAGCTGCTCGCGGGGCTCGACGAGGGCATGGTCGACAGCCCGCACGCGATCTTCCCCGGCATGGACGAACAGGACTACTACCGGGGCCTGGTGACCGAGGCCGCACCCGGCACGGAGCGCCAGGCCGCCGTCTCCAAGGGAGAGAAGGAGGTGGACGTATGA
- the nuoK gene encoding NADH-quinone oxidoreductase subunit NuoK codes for MNPVNYLYLAALLFTIGASGVLIRRNAIVVFMCVELMLNACNLTLVTFSRMHGNLDGQIIAFFTMVVAAAEVVIGLAIIVSLFRSRHSASVDDASLMKL; via the coding sequence GTGAATCCGGTCAACTACCTCTACCTCGCGGCCCTGTTGTTCACGATCGGCGCGTCCGGTGTGCTGATCAGGCGGAACGCGATCGTGGTGTTCATGTGCGTCGAGCTGATGCTCAACGCCTGCAACCTCACGCTCGTCACGTTCTCCCGGATGCACGGCAACCTCGACGGCCAGATCATCGCCTTCTTCACGATGGTCGTGGCCGCCGCGGAGGTCGTCATCGGGCTCGCGATCATCGTGTCGCTGTTCCGTTCCCGCCACTCGGCCTCGGTCGACGACGCCAGCCTGATGAAGCTGTAA
- a CDS encoding NADH-quinone oxidoreductase subunit M has protein sequence MSFPLLTATAALPAIGAIATAAVPAARRTAAKWLALLVSLATLVLAGIVFARFEPGGDRYQLTESHAWIRDFGVRYELGVDGIGVALIALTALLIPFVVLAGWHDADPLETSSSRWRPTQGFFALILMVEAMVILSFEATDVFLFYILFEAMLIPMYFLIGGFGDRAHSGSDENAAAQRSYAAVKFLLYNLAGGLIMLAAVIGLYVVAGSFSLSEIAEARANGSLEMATSTERWLFLGFFFAFAVKAPLWPLHTWLPNAMGESTTPVAVLITAVVDKVGTFAMLRFCLQLFPEASKWATPVILVLALISIVYGALLAVGQRDIKRLIAYASISHFGFIVLGIFAMTSQGQSGATLYMVNHGLSTAALMLVAGFLITRRGSRLIADYGGVQKVAPVLAGTFLIGGLATLSLPGLAPFVSEFLVLVGTFSAYPVAGIIATVGIVLAALYVLVLYQRTMTGPVREGIGGMPDLKVRELAVAVPLIALLIFLGVFPKPLTDVVNPAVQHTMQDVQKKDPQPEVEAAK, from the coding sequence ATGTCCTTTCCCCTCCTGACAGCGACGGCGGCGCTCCCTGCGATCGGCGCGATCGCCACCGCCGCCGTCCCGGCCGCGCGCCGCACCGCCGCGAAATGGCTCGCGCTGCTCGTGTCGCTGGCCACCCTGGTCCTCGCGGGCATCGTCTTCGCCCGCTTCGAACCGGGCGGCGACCGCTACCAGCTCACCGAATCCCACGCCTGGATCAGGGACTTCGGTGTCCGGTACGAACTCGGGGTCGACGGCATCGGGGTGGCGCTCATCGCGCTGACCGCACTGCTGATCCCCTTTGTCGTCCTGGCCGGCTGGCACGACGCCGATCCTCTGGAGACCAGCTCCTCCCGCTGGCGCCCCACCCAGGGCTTCTTCGCGCTGATCCTGATGGTGGAGGCGATGGTGATCCTCTCCTTCGAGGCCACCGACGTCTTCCTCTTCTACATCCTCTTCGAAGCCATGCTCATCCCGATGTACTTCCTCATCGGCGGCTTCGGGGACCGGGCGCACTCGGGCAGTGACGAGAACGCGGCGGCGCAGCGCAGCTACGCGGCCGTGAAGTTCCTCCTCTACAACCTCGCCGGCGGACTCATCATGCTGGCCGCGGTCATCGGCCTCTACGTCGTCGCGGGGAGCTTCTCGCTCTCCGAGATCGCCGAGGCCCGGGCCAACGGCTCGCTGGAGATGGCGACCAGCACCGAACGCTGGCTGTTCCTCGGTTTCTTCTTCGCCTTCGCGGTGAAGGCCCCGCTGTGGCCGCTGCACACCTGGCTGCCCAACGCCATGGGGGAGTCCACCACGCCGGTGGCCGTCCTGATCACCGCGGTCGTCGACAAGGTCGGCACCTTCGCGATGCTCCGCTTCTGCCTCCAGCTGTTCCCGGAGGCCAGCAAGTGGGCGACGCCGGTGATCCTCGTCCTCGCGCTGATCTCCATCGTCTACGGCGCGCTGCTCGCCGTCGGCCAGCGCGACATCAAGCGGCTCATCGCCTACGCCTCGATCTCGCACTTCGGCTTCATCGTGCTCGGGATCTTCGCGATGACGAGCCAGGGCCAGTCGGGCGCCACGCTCTACATGGTGAACCACGGGCTCTCCACGGCCGCGCTGATGCTGGTCGCCGGATTCCTGATCACCCGGCGTGGTTCGCGGCTCATCGCCGACTACGGCGGGGTGCAGAAGGTGGCCCCGGTCCTGGCCGGCACCTTCCTGATCGGAGGCCTGGCCACGCTCTCGCTGCCCGGCCTCGCCCCGTTCGTCAGTGAGTTCCTCGTCCTGGTGGGCACGTTCAGCGCGTACCCGGTGGCCGGCATCATCGCCACCGTCGGCATCGTGCTCGCCGCGCTCTACGTCCTCGTCCTCTACCAGCGGACGATGACGGGGCCGGTCAGGGAGGGGATCGGGGGCATGCCCGACCTCAAGGTCCGTGAACTGGCGGTGGCCGTGCCGCTGATCGCCCTGCTGATCTTCCTGGGCGTCTTCCCGAAGCCGCTCACCGATGTCGTCAACCCGGCGGTGCAGCACACCATGCAGGACGTACAGAAGAAGGACCCCCAGCCCGAGGTGGAGGCCGCCAAGTGA
- the recQ gene encoding DNA helicase RecQ, whose amino-acid sequence MSVTTESAARETLHRVFGYEAFRGEQGAVIDHVVGGGDAVVLMPTGGGKSLCYQIPALVRPGTGVVVSPLIALMQDQVDALRALGVRAGFMNSTQDFDERRSMEAQFLAGELDLLYLAPERLRLDSTLSLLARGEISVFAIDEAHCVAQWGHDFRPDYLALSVLGERWPDVPRIALTATATDATHREITQRLGMPEARHFVASFDRPNIQYRIVGKSDPKKQLLTFLEEEHAGDAGIVYCLSRNSTEKTAEYLSRNGIEAVPYHAGLDAGTRAKHQARFLREEGLVVVATIAFGMGIDKPDVRFVAHLDLPKSVEGYYQETGRAGRDGAPSTAWMAYGLQDVVQQRKLIQGGEGDEAFRRRAASHLDSMLALCETVRCRRAQLLTYFGQEPGEETCGNCDTCLAPPETWDGTVVAQKLLSTVVRLKRERNQKFGAGQIIDILLGRKTAKTIQFDHDQLSVFGIGEELAEAEWRGVVRQLLAQGLLAVEGEYGTLVLTDESGSVLGREREVLLRKEPKKPTSRSSRGERKGKAAAAVADLPAEAVPVFEALRAWRGAQAKELGLPAYVIFHDATLREIATLRPGSLAELGGVGGLGEKKLATYGEGVLEVLAGLGEAEPSTAPEAASAPARTAAPPARTPAQDADPEFGWDEEPPEFE is encoded by the coding sequence ATGAGTGTGACGACCGAGAGCGCGGCGCGGGAGACGCTGCACCGGGTATTCGGGTACGAGGCGTTCCGCGGTGAGCAGGGCGCGGTGATCGACCACGTGGTCGGCGGTGGCGACGCGGTCGTGCTCATGCCCACGGGCGGCGGCAAGTCGCTCTGCTACCAGATCCCGGCCCTCGTCAGGCCCGGCACCGGCGTCGTGGTGTCCCCGCTCATCGCGCTCATGCAGGACCAGGTGGACGCCCTGCGTGCCCTCGGCGTCCGGGCCGGTTTCATGAACTCCACCCAGGACTTCGACGAGCGCCGCTCGATGGAGGCCCAGTTCCTGGCAGGGGAGCTCGACCTGCTGTACCTGGCGCCGGAGCGGCTGCGCCTCGACTCCACGCTCTCGCTCCTGGCCCGCGGCGAGATCTCCGTCTTCGCCATCGACGAGGCCCACTGCGTCGCCCAGTGGGGCCACGACTTCCGCCCCGACTACCTGGCCCTGTCCGTCCTCGGCGAGCGCTGGCCCGACGTGCCGCGCATCGCGCTGACAGCCACGGCGACCGACGCAACCCACCGCGAGATCACCCAGCGGCTGGGCATGCCCGAGGCCAGGCACTTCGTCGCCAGCTTCGACCGGCCGAACATCCAGTACCGCATCGTCGGCAAGTCCGACCCCAAGAAGCAGCTGCTCACCTTCCTCGAGGAGGAGCACGCGGGCGACGCGGGCATCGTCTACTGCCTCTCGCGCAATTCCACGGAGAAGACCGCCGAGTACCTCAGCCGCAATGGCATCGAGGCCGTGCCCTACCACGCGGGCCTGGACGCCGGGACGCGTGCGAAGCACCAGGCGCGCTTCCTGCGCGAGGAGGGACTGGTCGTCGTCGCGACGATCGCCTTCGGCATGGGAATCGACAAGCCCGATGTGCGCTTCGTCGCGCACCTCGACCTGCCGAAGTCCGTCGAGGGGTACTACCAGGAGACCGGCCGCGCCGGCCGTGACGGCGCGCCGTCCACGGCCTGGATGGCGTACGGCCTCCAGGACGTCGTCCAGCAGCGGAAGCTGATCCAGGGCGGTGAGGGCGACGAGGCCTTCCGGCGGCGGGCGGCCTCACACCTCGACTCGATGCTGGCGCTCTGCGAGACCGTGCGGTGCCGCCGCGCCCAGCTCCTGACCTACTTCGGTCAGGAGCCCGGGGAGGAGACCTGCGGCAACTGCGACACCTGCCTCGCCCCGCCGGAGACCTGGGACGGCACGGTGGTCGCGCAGAAGCTGCTGTCGACCGTCGTCCGGCTGAAGCGCGAGCGCAACCAGAAGTTCGGGGCCGGGCAGATCATCGACATCCTGCTGGGCCGCAAGACGGCGAAGACGATCCAGTTCGACCACGACCAGCTCTCGGTCTTCGGCATCGGTGAGGAGCTGGCCGAGGCGGAGTGGCGCGGAGTGGTGCGCCAGCTGCTGGCCCAGGGGCTGCTCGCCGTCGAGGGTGAGTACGGCACGCTGGTGCTGACCGATGAGAGCGGTTCCGTGCTCGGCCGGGAGCGTGAGGTGCTGCTGCGCAAGGAGCCGAAGAAGCCGACGTCCCGGTCCTCCAGGGGCGAGCGCAAGGGCAAGGCGGCAGCAGCGGTGGCCGACCTTCCGGCGGAGGCGGTCCCGGTCTTCGAGGCGCTGCGCGCCTGGCGCGGTGCCCAGGCCAAGGAACTCGGCCTTCCGGCGTACGTGATCTTCCACGACGCGACCCTGCGGGAGATCGCGACGCTGCGCCCGGGTTCCCTCGCGGAGCTGGGCGGGGTCGGCGGACTGGGCGAGAAGAAGCTGGCGACGTACGGCGAGGGTGTGCTGGAGGTGCTCGCCGGACTGGGGGAGGCGGAGCCGTCGACAGCCCCCGAAGCCGCCTCCGCACCGGCCCGTACGGCTGCGCCGCCGGCCCGGACCCCTGCGCAGGACGCGGACCCGGAGTTCGGCTGGGACGAGGAGCCGCCCGAGTTCGAGTGA
- a CDS encoding NADH-quinone oxidoreductase subunit J has translation MSPALAAAATSTGEAVQFWLLGTVAVIGALSTVLMKKAVHSALSLAGTMIVLAVFYLANGAYFLGVVQVVVYTGAIMMLFLFVVMLVGVTAADSLKETLKGQRWLAAACGLGFGILLIAGIGQASLTSFNGLGAANARYGGNVEGLANLIFTKYVFAFEITGALLITATVGAMLLTHRERTERAKTQRELSQERVRGSHLPPLPAPGVYARHNAVDIAGLLPDGTPSELTVMQTLRQRGQIRDVSSESLADLKALEQRSVERLGRDRGKAGDRAEEEEEVAK, from the coding sequence ATGAGCCCCGCCCTGGCCGCAGCCGCCACCTCGACCGGTGAGGCCGTCCAGTTCTGGCTGCTCGGCACCGTCGCCGTCATCGGCGCGCTCTCCACGGTCCTGATGAAGAAGGCGGTGCACAGCGCGCTGTCACTCGCCGGGACCATGATCGTGCTGGCGGTGTTCTACCTCGCCAACGGCGCCTACTTCCTGGGGGTCGTCCAGGTCGTCGTCTACACCGGCGCCATCATGATGCTGTTCCTCTTCGTGGTCATGCTCGTCGGCGTCACGGCCGCGGACTCCCTGAAGGAGACCCTCAAGGGCCAGCGCTGGCTGGCCGCCGCCTGCGGACTCGGCTTCGGCATCCTCCTGATCGCCGGTATCGGCCAGGCGTCGCTGACGTCGTTCAACGGTCTCGGTGCGGCGAACGCGAGGTACGGCGGAAACGTCGAGGGCCTGGCCAACCTCATCTTCACCAAGTACGTCTTCGCCTTCGAGATCACGGGCGCCCTGCTGATCACGGCGACCGTCGGCGCGATGCTGCTCACGCACCGCGAGCGCACGGAGCGCGCGAAGACGCAGCGGGAGCTCTCCCAGGAGCGGGTGCGCGGCAGCCACCTTCCGCCCCTGCCCGCCCCCGGTGTCTACGCCCGGCACAACGCCGTGGACATCGCGGGACTGCTCCCGGACGGCACTCCGTCCGAGCTCACCGTCATGCAGACCCTGCGGCAACGCGGACAGATCCGAGACGTGTCCAGCGAGTCGCTCGCCGACCTCAAGGCACTGGAACAGCGCTCCGTGGAGCGACTGGGCCGTGACCGCGGCAAGGCCGGCGACCGCGCGGAGGAAGAGGAGGAGGTCGCCAAGTGA
- the nuoL gene encoding NADH-quinone oxidoreductase subunit L, whose product MENLIALLVAAPLLGAAVLLCGGRRLDRAGHWIGTVLAAASFVIGAVLFADMLGKGAEDRALHQHLYSWIPVEGFQADVAFQLDQLSMTFVLLITGVGTLIHIYSIGYMEHDERRRRFFGYLNLFLAAMLILVIADNYLLLYVGWEGVGLASYLLIGFWQHKPSAATAAKKAFLVNRVGDMGLSIAIMLMFTTFGTFAFGPVFAATGDTSEGKLTAIGLMLLLAACGKSAQVPLQSWLGDAMEGPTPVSALIHAATMVTAGVYLIVRSAAIFNGAPDAQLVVVVVGAVTLIFGAVVGCAKDDIKKALAGSTMSQIGYMILAAGLGPIGYVFAIMHLVTHGFFKAGLFLGAGSVMHGMNDEVDMRRYGGLRKFMPVTFVTFGLGYLAIIGFPGLSGFFSKDKIIEAAFAKGGTEGWILGAVTLLGAAITAFYMTRVMLMTFFGEKRWQPDEQGHEPHPHESPKSMTIPMIVLAFGSVFAGGFFSIGDRFLHWLEPVTGHDHGHAPVSATTVTAATMVVLVIGVAIAWAMYGRRPVPAVAPRGSLLTRAARRDLLQDDFNHVVLVRGGEHLTRSLVYLDHSLVDGVVNGTAASMGGLSGRLRKLQNGYARSYAVSMFGGAAVLIAATLLMRAV is encoded by the coding sequence GTGGAAAACCTGATTGCGCTGCTGGTCGCGGCGCCCCTGCTCGGAGCGGCGGTGCTGCTCTGCGGCGGCCGCCGGCTCGACCGGGCCGGACACTGGATCGGCACGGTGCTCGCCGCCGCGTCCTTCGTCATCGGTGCCGTCCTGTTCGCCGACATGCTGGGCAAGGGCGCCGAGGATCGCGCCCTGCACCAGCATTTGTACAGCTGGATCCCCGTCGAGGGGTTCCAGGCCGACGTGGCCTTCCAGCTCGACCAGCTGTCGATGACGTTCGTCCTGCTGATCACGGGTGTGGGCACGCTGATCCACATCTACTCCATCGGGTACATGGAGCACGACGAGCGGCGACGCCGCTTCTTCGGCTACCTGAACCTGTTCCTCGCGGCGATGCTCATTCTGGTCATCGCCGACAACTACCTGCTGCTGTACGTCGGGTGGGAGGGCGTCGGTCTGGCGTCGTACCTGCTCATCGGTTTCTGGCAGCACAAGCCCAGCGCGGCCACCGCCGCGAAGAAGGCCTTCCTGGTCAACAGGGTCGGCGACATGGGCCTGTCCATCGCGATCATGCTGATGTTCACGACCTTCGGAACGTTCGCCTTCGGCCCGGTGTTCGCCGCGACCGGGGACACCAGCGAGGGCAAGCTCACCGCGATCGGCCTGATGCTGCTCCTCGCGGCCTGCGGCAAGTCGGCCCAGGTGCCGCTGCAGTCCTGGCTCGGTGACGCGATGGAGGGCCCGACCCCGGTCTCGGCCCTCATCCACGCCGCCACCATGGTGACGGCCGGTGTCTACCTCATCGTCCGCTCGGCCGCGATCTTCAACGGGGCTCCCGACGCGCAGCTGGTCGTCGTGGTCGTCGGTGCGGTCACGCTCATCTTCGGTGCCGTCGTCGGTTGCGCGAAGGACGACATCAAGAAGGCCCTCGCGGGCTCGACGATGTCGCAGATCGGCTACATGATCCTCGCCGCGGGTCTCGGCCCCATCGGCTACGTCTTCGCGATCATGCACCTGGTCACGCACGGCTTCTTCAAGGCCGGGCTGTTCCTCGGCGCCGGTTCGGTCATGCACGGCATGAACGACGAGGTCGACATGCGGAGGTACGGCGGGCTGAGGAAGTTCATGCCGGTCACCTTCGTCACCTTCGGGCTCGGCTACCTCGCGATCATCGGCTTCCCCGGCCTGTCCGGCTTCTTCTCCAAGGACAAGATCATCGAGGCGGCCTTCGCCAAGGGCGGCACCGAGGGCTGGATCCTCGGAGCGGTCACCCTGCTGGGCGCCGCGATCACCGCGTTCTACATGACGCGCGTGATGCTGATGACGTTCTTCGGCGAGAAGCGCTGGCAGCCCGATGAGCAGGGCCATGAGCCGCACCCGCACGAGTCGCCGAAGTCGATGACGATCCCCATGATCGTGCTGGCCTTCGGGTCGGTCTTCGCCGGAGGCTTCTTCTCCATCGGCGACCGGTTCCTGCACTGGCTGGAGCCCGTCACCGGCCACGACCACGGGCACGCCCCGGTCAGCGCGACCACCGTCACCGCCGCCACCATGGTGGTGCTCGTCATCGGTGTCGCCATCGCCTGGGCCATGTACGGGCGCAGGCCCGTGCCGGCCGTGGCCCCGCGCGGTTCGCTGCTCACCAGGGCGGCACGCCGCGACCTGCTCCAGGACGACTTCAACCACGTGGTCCTGGTCCGCGGCGGCGAACACCTCACCCGGTCCCTGGTCTACCTCGACCACAGCCTGGTGGACGGCGTCGTCAACGGCACGGCCGCCTCGATGGGCGGGCTCTCCGGCCGGCTGCGCAAGCTGCAGAACGGCTACGCCCGCTCCTACGCGGTCTCGATGTTCGGCGGCGCGGCGGTACTCATCGCCGCGACCCTGCTGATGAGGGCGGTCTGA